From Tiliqua scincoides isolate rTilSci1 chromosome 2, rTilSci1.hap2, whole genome shotgun sequence, the proteins below share one genomic window:
- the LOC136641400 gene encoding protein ABHD14A-like: MTMNLIRNRLGLLILGVLVTFVLYLLLPAIQHERFTASIDVPKPRAMEEEMKKIKGTGNTTILTGNILQNPPVFFREAVPVRRERGPTTEGGLEVIFLHGQSFTSKTWEELGTMALLSENGYRVIAIDLPGYGDSPLSSAVETPRGRIAFLQQVLKELGLHRPVLISSSMSGRYSIPFLLASGEQLKGFVPIAPVGTKDFTTQQYQQVKTPTLIIYGELDTGLGTQSLQLLQLIPKSRVVKLLAAGHACYLDQPQEFHRALLNFLDELKGL, from the exons ATGACTATGAATTTGATCCGCAACAGGCTGGGGCTGCTGATCCTAGGAGTCCTTGTCACTTTTGTCCTCTACCTCTTGCTCCCTGCAATCCAGCACGAGAGATTCACAGCATCTATAGATGTCCCTAAGCCACGGGCTATGGAGGAAGAGATGAAGAAAATTAAAGGCACTGGCAACACCACCATTTTGACAGGGAATATTCTGCAGAACCCTCCTGTTTTCTTCAGAGAAGCTGTACCAGTACGTAGAGAGAGGGGTCCCACCACTGAAGG TGGGCTGGAGGTGATCTTTCTGCATGGTCAGTCCTTCACTTCCAAAACGTGGGAGGAACTGGGCACGATGGCTTTACTGTCTGAGAATGGATATCGAGTGATCGCTATTGACTTGCCTG GCTATGGGGATTCTCCACTCTCCAGCGCTGTTGAAACACCACGAGGCCGTATTGCCTTTCTGCAGCAAGTCCTCAAGGAGCTGGGCCTTCATAGGCCTGTCCTTATAAGTTCATCCATGAGTGGCCGCTATTCTATTCCATTCCTCCTGGCCAGTGGGGAGCAGCTGAAGGGCTTTGTGCCTATTGCACCTGTGGGTACCAAGGACTTCACTACTCAGCAGTATCAGCAGGTCAAG ACTCCAACTTTGATTATTTATGGAGAGCTTGATACTGGTCTGGGCACTCAGTCTCTTCAGCTCCTTCAACTGATCCCGAAATCCAGAGTTGTCAAGCTACTTGCAGCTGGCCATGCCTGTTACCTTGATCAGCCTCAAGAGTTCCACAGAGCACTCCTAAACTTTCTGGATGAGCTCAAAGGACTGTAG